In the genome of Massilia sp. PAMC28688, one region contains:
- a CDS encoding HutD family protein, translated as MTLLIPFAGLEPSPWKNGGGSTTEVAISPPGAGLDSFDWRISLATIAADGPFSSFPGVDRTLALVDGPGVMLDLGDGRKYALNEDEPIIEFPGEAPVSATLSGGATTDFNVMTRRARCHHRLGRRVLDALSDFAPRGDVTVLFLAEGESLSVSSDVERIGMVRYDAVIFEKGSVWTLESPMATVFVVDIFLTQDAHGS; from the coding sequence ATGACACTCCTGATTCCCTTTGCCGGACTTGAACCCTCGCCCTGGAAAAATGGCGGGGGCAGCACCACCGAAGTGGCCATTTCGCCGCCCGGCGCCGGTCTTGATAGCTTTGACTGGCGCATCAGCCTGGCCACCATCGCAGCCGATGGTCCATTTTCCAGCTTTCCCGGGGTGGACCGCACGCTGGCGCTGGTCGATGGCCCGGGCGTGATGCTGGACCTCGGCGATGGCCGCAAGTACGCCCTCAACGAGGATGAACCCATCATCGAATTCCCCGGCGAAGCGCCGGTGTCAGCCACCCTCTCGGGCGGGGCCACCACTGACTTCAACGTCATGACCCGGCGTGCACGCTGCCATCACCGCCTCGGGCGGCGCGTACTGGACGCTCTGTCGGATTTTGCGCCGCGCGGCGACGTGACGGTCCTGTTCCTGGCCGAAGGCGAGAGCCTGTCGGTGTCGAGCGACGTGGAGCGCATCGGCATGGTGCGCTACGATGCGGTGATCTTTGAAAAAGGCTCCGTGTGGACGCTGGAGTCGCCCATGGCGACCGTGTTCGTGGTCGATATCTTCCTCACCCAGGACGCGCATGGCAGCTGA
- the hutI gene encoding imidazolonepropionase, with translation MAADCDIVFTNVNLATMVEGYGELRDGAIGVAAGRISWIGPRADAPPAAAVYDGGGAWLTPGLIDCHTHIVHAGNRSDEFEARLNGATYEDIARAGGGIMSTVRATREASDASLLAQSLPRVASLLAEGVTTLEIKSGYGLTLDTERKMLRTARRVDSELPVRVATTFLGAHALPPEFAGRADEYVDHVCTHMLPALASEGLVDAVDAFCERIGFSNAQTAKVFAAARAHGLPVKLHAEQLSNQQGAELVARFGGLSADHLEHLTEQGIAAMAAAGTVAVLLPGAYYFLRDTTPPPVAALRAAGVPMAVATDCNPGTSPMTSLLLALNMACTLWRLTPQEALAGATIHAARALGLQQDIGTLEVGKCADFALWDIARPADLSYAIGFNPCRAVVNAGLPRTPLVSLAA, from the coding sequence ATGGCAGCTGATTGCGACATCGTCTTCACCAACGTCAACCTGGCCACCATGGTGGAGGGGTATGGCGAATTGCGCGATGGGGCCATCGGCGTTGCAGCAGGCCGCATCAGCTGGATCGGACCGCGCGCCGATGCGCCGCCGGCCGCCGCGGTGTACGACGGGGGCGGGGCCTGGCTGACGCCGGGCCTGATCGACTGCCATACCCACATCGTCCACGCCGGCAACCGCAGTGATGAATTCGAAGCACGCCTGAACGGCGCCACCTATGAAGATATCGCGCGCGCCGGCGGCGGCATCATGTCCACGGTGCGCGCCACCCGCGAGGCCAGCGACGCGTCGCTGCTGGCCCAGTCGCTGCCGCGCGTGGCCAGCCTGCTGGCCGAAGGCGTGACCACGCTGGAGATCAAGTCCGGCTACGGCCTGACGCTGGACACCGAACGCAAGATGCTGCGCACGGCGCGCCGTGTCGACAGCGAACTGCCGGTGCGGGTGGCCACCACCTTCCTCGGTGCCCACGCCTTGCCGCCGGAATTCGCGGGCCGCGCCGACGAGTATGTCGATCATGTGTGCACGCACATGCTGCCGGCACTGGCCAGCGAAGGCCTGGTCGATGCCGTGGACGCGTTTTGCGAACGCATCGGATTTAGCAACGCCCAGACCGCAAAGGTCTTTGCCGCTGCACGCGCGCATGGCCTGCCGGTCAAGCTGCACGCCGAGCAGCTGTCCAACCAGCAGGGCGCCGAACTGGTGGCGCGCTTTGGCGGCCTGTCGGCAGACCACCTGGAGCACCTGACGGAGCAGGGCATAGCCGCCATGGCGGCCGCCGGTACCGTGGCCGTGCTGCTGCCCGGCGCATATTATTTTTTGCGCGACACCACGCCCCCGCCCGTGGCGGCGCTGCGCGCGGCGGGCGTGCCGATGGCCGTGGCCACCGACTGCAATCCCGGTACTTCTCCCATGACCTCGCTGTTGCTGGCGCTGAACATGGCCTGTACCCTGTGGCGCCTGACGCCGCAGGAAGCCCTGGCCGGCGCCACTATCCACGCGGCGCGCGCGCTCGGCCTGCAGCAGGACATCGGGACCCTGGAAGTGGGCAAGTGCGCCGATTTCGCCTTGTGGGACATCGCGCGGCCGGCTGACCTGTCGTACGCCATTGGCTTCAATCCTTGCCGCGCCGTGGTCAACGCCGGCCTGCCGCGCACCCCGCTGGTAAGCTTGGCCGCTTGA
- a CDS encoding GNAT family N-acetyltransferase, producing the protein MTAAHFSIRPARPDDVAHIHAMIVELAVFEKLEHLVIATEALLHDGLFGQRPACEAIIGEENGEVVTFALFFHNFSTFLTRKGLYLEDLYVKQAYRGKGYGRQMLVALANIALERQCGRFEWSVLDWNEPAINFYKSMGAELLPDWRICRVAGASLDSLAKA; encoded by the coding sequence ATGACTGCAGCACACTTTTCCATCCGTCCAGCCCGGCCTGACGACGTTGCCCACATCCACGCCATGATCGTGGAACTGGCGGTCTTTGAAAAACTCGAACACCTTGTCATTGCGACCGAAGCGCTGCTCCATGATGGACTGTTCGGTCAGCGCCCGGCCTGCGAAGCCATCATTGGCGAAGAAAATGGCGAAGTGGTCACCTTTGCCCTGTTCTTCCACAATTTTTCCACTTTCCTCACCCGCAAGGGCTTGTATCTGGAAGACCTGTACGTCAAGCAAGCCTACCGCGGCAAGGGCTATGGCCGCCAGATGCTGGTGGCGCTGGCCAACATCGCCCTCGAACGCCAGTGCGGGCGCTTTGAATGGTCGGTGCTGGACTGGAATGAGCCAGCCATCAATTTTTACAAGAGCATGGGTGCCGAGCTGCTGCCGGACTGGCGCATCTGCCGGGTGGCGGGCGCATCACTCGACAGCCTTGCCAAAGCCTAG
- a CDS encoding DMT family transporter — protein MSSPLLFAIASLIWGSTFWAITLQLGDVAPAVSVVYRFGLASAVLFAWCLARGQRLGLPPGAQRWVMLQGFFSFALSYVCTYTSEQYLVSALVAVLFALMVFWNPICLRIVYGTPITWRTWAAGMVAIVGVSMLFFHSIAAAWKDIIGGGAGTFLFGLVLAVTATIASSAGNVVVTKIREKSSNLFLTMAWSMLWGTLIVTAWALLTGQAFTLPAAPRYWMGLLYLSLFGSVIAFSAYFTLINRIGSQKAVYVGVITPVISLLLSIQLESYRPGPLEFFGMFLCLASVAWAVRTPAPVRKAAINLSTVPEVP, from the coding sequence ATGTCTTCCCCACTCCTGTTTGCCATTGCTTCCCTGATCTGGGGATCGACCTTCTGGGCCATCACGCTGCAGCTGGGCGATGTCGCCCCGGCCGTGTCCGTGGTGTACCGCTTCGGCCTGGCCTCGGCCGTGCTGTTTGCCTGGTGCCTGGCGCGTGGCCAGCGCCTGGGCTTGCCGCCCGGCGCCCAGCGCTGGGTCATGCTGCAAGGCTTCTTCTCGTTTGCCCTCTCCTATGTGTGCACTTACACCTCCGAGCAATACCTGGTGTCGGCGCTGGTGGCCGTCCTGTTTGCCCTGATGGTGTTCTGGAACCCGATCTGCCTGCGCATCGTGTACGGCACGCCCATCACCTGGCGCACCTGGGCGGCGGGCATGGTGGCCATTGTCGGCGTGAGCATGCTGTTTTTTCACTCGATTGCGGCAGCATGGAAGGACATCATCGGCGGCGGCGCCGGCACCTTCCTGTTTGGCCTGGTGCTGGCGGTCACGGCCACGATCGCCAGTTCGGCCGGCAACGTGGTGGTGACCAAAATCCGCGAAAAGTCGTCCAACCTGTTCCTCACCATGGCCTGGTCCATGTTGTGGGGAACGCTGATCGTGACCGCCTGGGCCTTGCTGACGGGACAGGCATTTACCTTGCCGGCGGCCCCGCGCTACTGGATGGGCCTGCTCTACCTGTCGCTGTTCGGCTCCGTGATTGCCTTTAGCGCCTACTTCACCCTGATCAACCGGATTGGCTCGCAAAAGGCGGTGTACGTGGGCGTGATCACGCCCGTCATCTCGCTGCTGCTGTCGATCCAGCTTGAAAGCTACCGGCCCGGCCCGCTCGAATTTTTCGGCATGTTCCTGTGCCTTGCCAGCGTTGCCTGGGCCGTGCGCACGCCCGCGCCGGTGCGCAAGGCAGCCATCAACCTATCCACCGTTCCCGAGGTCCCATGA
- a CDS encoding DUF962 domain-containing protein — protein MNTGSEPRDIDTLLGKYSESHLNHTNEIIHFICVPVIVFSLLGILWAFHPLVAVAAAAASMAYYIKLSRNFAIGMGVMALFMLGILALLPPMSILPLSIAIFVLAWIGQFIGHKIEGKKPSFLDDLRFLLIGPLFVLSFLYRRLKLAW, from the coding sequence ATGAATACCGGCAGCGAGCCGCGCGATATCGACACCTTGCTCGGCAAGTACAGTGAAAGCCATCTCAACCACACCAATGAAATCATTCATTTCATCTGCGTGCCCGTGATTGTGTTTTCCCTGCTGGGCATCCTGTGGGCCTTCCATCCCCTGGTCGCGGTCGCTGCCGCGGCGGCGTCCATGGCCTACTACATCAAATTGTCCAGGAACTTCGCGATCGGCATGGGCGTCATGGCCCTGTTCATGCTGGGCATCCTGGCCTTGCTGCCCCCCATGAGCATCCTGCCCCTGTCGATTGCCATTTTCGTACTGGCATGGATTGGGCAATTCATCGGCCACAAGATTGAAGGCAAGAAGCCCTCGTTCCTCGACGACCTGCGCTTTCTCCTGATCGGCCCCCTGTTCGTGCTGAGCTTTCTGTACCGCCGCCTGAAACTGGCCTGGTAG
- a CDS encoding DNA-deoxyinosine glycosylase — MPPLPRPPSPTAVPATPDTAVRKTSFAPVANAHTRLLILGSLPGDQSLARQQYYGNKQNRFWMLMSAVTGLDLVALPYEERLHALLGCGVGLWDVVAAAHRPGSLDSAIRERADNDLPGLLARLPQVQTIAFNGGTAARLGLKVLGPRAAGYRIVALPSSSPAYTLAYEEKLRAWLGLSAALQLTHPYD, encoded by the coding sequence ATGCCGCCTTTGCCCCGCCCGCCCTCGCCAACGGCCGTGCCCGCCACGCCTGACACTGCCGTGCGCAAGACCAGCTTTGCGCCCGTGGCCAACGCCCACACCCGCCTGCTGATCCTGGGCAGCCTGCCGGGCGACCAGTCGCTGGCGCGCCAGCAATATTATGGCAACAAGCAAAATCGCTTCTGGATGCTGATGTCTGCGGTCACCGGGCTCGACCTTGTGGCACTGCCTTATGAAGAACGGCTGCATGCCCTGCTCGGCTGCGGCGTCGGCTTGTGGGATGTGGTGGCCGCCGCCCACCGTCCGGGCAGCCTGGACAGCGCCATCCGCGAGCGCGCCGACAACGACCTGCCGGGCTTGCTGGCCCGCCTGCCGCAAGTCCAAACAATCGCCTTCAACGGTGGCACGGCCGCCAGGCTGGGCCTGAAGGTGCTGGGACCGCGGGCGGCCGGATACCGGATTGTTGCCCTGCCATCGAGCAGTCCGGCCTACACCCTGGCCTACGAGGAAAAGCTGCGCGCCTGGCTGGGCCTGTCGGCGGCGTTGCAGCTTACACATCCTTACGATTGA
- a CDS encoding glycine zipper 2TM domain-containing protein — protein MEKISTATRIHPLMAAAALSVITVSIAGTAAITGLLPSSQARVATQAAAVLTPEQQLLQAQQLLAAQQLAAQPQPLMAQPQPLVLQPAALAPAAAAPVAQLAAHTHEVERPVVKRKVQAARKPVKAERVVYREPVRRAPAYEAPDYQAPAPAPRQPSYVGIGTGAVIGGLIGNQIGGGNGKKLATLAGVIGGGYLGNEIAKRNQR, from the coding sequence ATGGAAAAGATCAGCACAGCCACCCGCATCCACCCCTTGATGGCCGCCGCAGCACTGTCGGTCATTACCGTGAGCATTGCCGGTACGGCCGCGATCACGGGACTGCTGCCAAGTTCGCAAGCCCGCGTTGCCACCCAGGCCGCAGCCGTGCTCACGCCCGAGCAGCAATTGCTGCAGGCGCAGCAGCTGTTGGCGGCCCAACAACTGGCCGCCCAGCCACAGCCATTGATGGCGCAGCCGCAGCCGCTGGTGCTCCAGCCGGCCGCGCTGGCGCCGGCTGCGGCGGCGCCGGTGGCGCAGCTTGCCGCTCATACCCACGAAGTGGAGCGTCCCGTGGTCAAGCGCAAGGTGCAGGCCGCCCGCAAGCCGGTCAAGGCTGAACGCGTGGTCTACCGCGAGCCGGTGCGCCGTGCCCCGGCCTACGAAGCGCCCGATTATCAGGCACCGGCACCGGCACCGCGCCAGCCCAGCTATGTGGGCATCGGCACCGGCGCCGTCATTGGCGGGCTGATCGGTAACCAGATCGGTGGCGGCAATGGCAAGAAGCTGGCCACCCTGGCCGGGGTGATTGGCGGCGGCTACCTCGGCAACGAGATTGCCAAGCGCAACCAGCGTTAA
- a CDS encoding lipopolysaccharide assembly protein LapB, protein MKQGLRAILAICLCILATGCATAPPPLATADLFDDANVRPATEPVTARDLFVVSPAMQAYLDNPAFKRQLRNNGVIMGMMDALYTKGELKLDYAADTTRPAAETFAARKGNCLSLVIMTAAFAQALNLDVIFQDVVVDQQWSRSAGLYVSNTHVNLSLSNTGTNAAYDVNPTRTVIDFIPPADAERQRAYPIRRATIVAMYLNNRAGEALAQQRFDDAYWWARAAVQADPGFMTAYNTLGVAYQKRGNYLMAERVYKRALTRTPEDTIVMHNLVQVLKVNNKLEESGALAARLASIEPFPPYHFFEQGINALTAGQTNVAKAMFARELRRAPYNHEFHYWLALTHLKLGDARAARNGLTAAITHSPTPDDSRRYSAKLDYLKSLAASASPLPLR, encoded by the coding sequence ATGAAACAGGGCTTACGTGCAATCCTGGCAATCTGCCTGTGCATCCTGGCGACCGGCTGCGCCACCGCCCCGCCACCACTCGCCACGGCCGACCTGTTCGATGATGCCAACGTGCGCCCGGCAACCGAGCCGGTGACCGCCAGGGACCTGTTTGTCGTCTCGCCTGCCATGCAGGCCTACCTCGACAATCCCGCCTTCAAGCGCCAGCTGCGCAACAATGGTGTCATCATGGGCATGATGGATGCCCTGTATACCAAGGGCGAACTCAAACTTGACTACGCCGCCGATACCACCCGTCCGGCTGCCGAAACCTTTGCCGCCCGCAAGGGCAACTGCCTGTCGCTGGTGATCATGACGGCAGCCTTTGCCCAGGCGCTCAATCTGGACGTGATCTTCCAGGACGTGGTGGTGGACCAGCAGTGGAGCCGCAGCGCAGGCCTGTATGTGTCCAATACCCATGTCAACCTGAGCCTGTCGAACACCGGCACGAACGCCGCCTACGACGTCAACCCCACCCGTACCGTCATTGATTTCATCCCGCCGGCCGACGCCGAGCGCCAGCGGGCCTATCCCATCAGGCGCGCAACGATCGTGGCCATGTACCTCAACAACCGGGCCGGCGAAGCGCTGGCGCAGCAACGCTTCGATGATGCCTATTGGTGGGCACGGGCGGCCGTGCAGGCCGACCCTGGGTTCATGACAGCGTACAACACCCTCGGCGTGGCTTACCAGAAACGGGGCAATTACCTGATGGCGGAACGGGTCTACAAGCGGGCCCTGACCCGCACCCCGGAAGACACGATCGTCATGCACAACCTGGTGCAGGTGCTCAAGGTCAATAACAAGCTGGAAGAGTCAGGCGCGCTGGCAGCGCGGCTGGCGAGCATTGAACCCTTCCCGCCTTACCATTTCTTTGAACAGGGCATCAATGCCCTGACGGCAGGCCAGACTAACGTTGCCAAAGCCATGTTCGCACGGGAACTCAGGCGCGCGCCCTACAACCATGAATTTCATTACTGGCTGGCGCTCACACACCTGAAACTGGGCGATGCACGGGCGGCCCGCAACGGCCTGACGGCGGCCATCACCCACAGCCCGACGCCGGACGATTCACGCCGTTACAGCGCCAAGCTCGACTACCTGAAGTCGCTGGCAGCGAGCGCCAGCCCGCTGCCTTTGCGCTGA
- a CDS encoding HDOD domain-containing protein, translating into MSNLAVSANAAADPVDALIKSIRIPPRPSLLVDLQCELARDDPSPAAIGQIIGRDVGMSGALLKLANSSFYGGKRKAKSIDQAIIFLGINQVAALMTGLLARQAIGADNQALAHFWDVSSRRAQAMLFLARRLHIGEPDVAHTFGLFCDTGVPLLLDRFPGYAATLAEAAQDPLRPLTALEDERHSTNHAAIGCLLARNWGLSTDVSWAILHHQDYSVLDDTATADAVRALVALSVLAESAIAQYHGMASSLEWDKGGARACAYLGLDTDEIDELLDALQECFHALD; encoded by the coding sequence ATGAGCAACCTAGCTGTTTCGGCAAACGCGGCCGCCGATCCTGTCGACGCCCTGATCAAGTCGATCCGGATTCCGCCGCGCCCCAGCCTGCTTGTCGACCTGCAGTGCGAACTGGCGCGTGACGACCCGTCGCCGGCTGCCATCGGCCAGATCATCGGGCGCGATGTCGGCATGTCCGGCGCCCTGCTCAAACTGGCCAACTCATCGTTTTACGGCGGCAAGCGCAAGGCCAAGTCGATCGACCAGGCCATCATTTTCCTGGGCATCAACCAGGTGGCAGCGCTCATGACGGGCTTGCTCGCGCGCCAGGCCATCGGTGCCGACAACCAGGCGCTGGCGCATTTTTGGGATGTATCGTCGCGCCGCGCCCAGGCCATGCTGTTCCTGGCGCGGCGCCTGCATATTGGCGAACCGGACGTGGCGCACACCTTCGGCCTGTTCTGCGACACGGGCGTGCCCTTGCTGCTCGACCGCTTTCCCGGCTACGCCGCCACCCTGGCCGAGGCGGCGCAAGACCCGCTGCGCCCGCTCACCGCACTGGAGGATGAGCGCCACAGCACCAACCATGCCGCCATTGGCTGCCTGCTGGCGCGCAACTGGGGCCTGTCGACCGACGTGTCCTGGGCCATCCTGCACCACCAGGATTACAGCGTGCTCGACGACACGGCCACCGCTGACGCGGTGCGGGCGCTGGTGGCGCTGTCGGTGCTGGCCGAGAGTGCCATTGCCCAGTACCATGGGATGGCCAGCTCGCTGGAATGGGACAAGGGCGGCGCGCGCGCCTGCGCCTACCTGGGCCTCGATACCGATGAGATTGATGAATTGCTCGATGCATTGCAGGAGTGCTTTCATGCGCTGGACTAG
- a CDS encoding DNA-3-methyladenine glycosylase, whose translation MIAGIDFDAPSHEVAQRLIGVAVLVDGVGGRIVETEAYDQADPASHTYGGRTERNAAMFGPSAHAYVYRSYGIHWCLNFVCGPEGHGAGVLIRAIEPLAGLAHMRARRGVEEDRLLCSGPGKLCQAMAVTRLHDGLPLDAAPFELLPYEQAGTLARPALAVGGRIGISKAMAVPWRFGLAGSRFLSRPFR comes from the coding sequence ATGATTGCAGGAATAGACTTTGATGCACCCTCGCACGAGGTGGCGCAGCGCCTGATCGGCGTGGCGGTGCTGGTGGACGGCGTGGGCGGACGCATCGTGGAGACCGAGGCCTACGACCAGGCCGATCCGGCGTCCCACACCTATGGCGGGCGCACCGAGCGCAATGCGGCCATGTTCGGCCCCTCCGCTCACGCCTATGTCTACCGCTCCTACGGCATCCACTGGTGCCTGAACTTCGTGTGCGGTCCGGAAGGGCACGGTGCCGGGGTCCTGATCCGCGCCATCGAACCCCTGGCGGGACTGGCGCACATGCGCGCGCGGCGCGGTGTGGAAGAAGACCGGCTGCTGTGCTCCGGTCCCGGCAAACTGTGCCAGGCCATGGCCGTGACGCGGCTGCATGACGGCCTGCCGCTGGACGCGGCCCCCTTTGAACTGCTGCCGTACGAGCAAGCGGGCACTCTGGCGCGGCCCGCCCTGGCCGTGGGCGGGCGGATCGGCATCTCCAAAGCGATGGCCGTGCCGTGGCGCTTTGGCCTGGCCGGCTCGCGCTTCCTGAGCCGGCCCTTCCGCTGA
- a CDS encoding methyl-accepting chemotaxis protein, with protein MLNTLRIGPKLLLAPGLVLALLLLLSGGATYGMVRQNALLENMVQVRAERLKATADVSGDVKHAHANIYQLLAWMNASIAKARLDTLIGEIDRRHAAVASQLAQLQAVSDAQEGEIVKHTAAALATYRKSVSDTIDMARLDQSIATNAMNKAEQHFGALTGHLARLSALEKSLSVAAYEAARDEFRTLVATMAALVLLSIALSLLVTMLVRRAMLRDIQAIAGVVEALAHGHLRRSAGTRGRDEIADTSRALDQTIVNLTGTLRTVLTSVHSIDTASQEIASGNLDLSARTEMQASSLEETASAMETLTEAVRENAANARRANDLAASAAVLATAGGKAVERAVVTMDQIKSSSRKIVEIIGVIDGISFQTNILALNAAVEAARAGEQGRGFAVVAAEVRTLAQRSAAAAREIKGLIANSVAIIDVGSASVNEAGSSMGTIVASVQQVNEIIERISAASSEQAEGIAEVNLAVGQMDAMTQQNAALVEEAAAAAGSLHEQTVNLSKAVSVFQIEGNWQADPAPPAPRESTPERRSSYSPMRGKPARSVAREAALARAKARSGTPA; from the coding sequence ATGCTGAATACCTTACGAATCGGACCGAAGCTCCTGCTGGCGCCGGGACTTGTCCTGGCCCTGCTGCTGTTGCTGTCGGGGGGAGCTACCTACGGCATGGTGCGCCAGAATGCGCTGCTGGAGAACATGGTGCAGGTGCGGGCCGAGCGGCTCAAGGCGACGGCCGATGTCTCCGGCGACGTCAAGCATGCACATGCCAATATCTACCAGCTGCTGGCGTGGATGAATGCGAGCATCGCCAAGGCCAGGCTCGATACGCTGATCGGGGAGATCGACCGCCGCCACGCGGCCGTCGCCAGCCAGCTCGCCCAACTGCAGGCAGTGTCGGATGCGCAGGAGGGCGAGATCGTCAAGCACACTGCCGCCGCCCTGGCCACTTACCGCAAGAGCGTATCTGACACCATCGACATGGCCCGCCTGGACCAGTCGATTGCCACCAACGCCATGAATAAGGCGGAACAGCATTTCGGCGCCCTGACCGGCCACCTGGCCCGCCTGTCGGCGCTGGAAAAAAGCCTGAGCGTGGCGGCCTATGAAGCGGCGCGCGACGAATTCCGCACCCTGGTGGCCACCATGGCAGCCCTGGTGCTGCTGTCCATTGCGCTGTCGCTGCTGGTGACCATGCTGGTGCGGCGCGCCATGCTGCGCGACATCCAGGCCATTGCCGGGGTGGTGGAAGCGCTGGCCCACGGCCACCTGAGGCGCAGCGCCGGAACCCGGGGCCGCGATGAAATCGCCGATACCTCACGCGCCCTGGACCAGACCATCGTCAACCTCACCGGCACGCTGCGCACGGTGCTCACGTCGGTGCATTCGATCGACACGGCCTCGCAGGAAATCGCCAGCGGCAACCTGGACCTGTCGGCCCGCACCGAGATGCAGGCCAGCTCGCTGGAGGAGACCGCCAGTGCCATGGAAACGCTGACTGAAGCGGTGCGCGAGAACGCGGCCAATGCGCGCCGCGCCAACGACCTGGCAGCCAGCGCGGCGGTCCTGGCCACGGCCGGCGGCAAGGCCGTGGAACGGGCCGTGGTGACAATGGACCAGATCAAATCGAGCTCGCGCAAGATCGTCGAAATCATCGGCGTGATTGACGGGATCTCGTTCCAGACCAATATCCTGGCGCTGAACGCGGCAGTGGAGGCGGCGCGTGCCGGTGAACAGGGCCGCGGCTTTGCGGTCGTGGCGGCGGAGGTGCGCACCCTGGCGCAGCGCTCGGCGGCGGCGGCCCGCGAAATCAAGGGCCTGATCGCCAATTCGGTGGCCATCATCGATGTCGGCAGCGCCTCGGTGAACGAGGCCGGCAGCAGCATGGGCACGATCGTGGCCTCGGTCCAGCAGGTCAACGAAATCATTGAACGCATCAGCGCCGCCAGCTCGGAGCAGGCCGAAGGCATTGCCGAGGTTAACCTGGCCGTGGGCCAGATGGATGCGATGACCCAGCAGAACGCGGCCCTGGTGGAAGAAGCGGCGGCCGCCGCCGGCAGCCTGCATGAGCAGACCGTCAACCTGTCAAAGGCGGTGTCGGTATTCCAGATCGAAGGCAACTGGCAGGCCGACCCGGCCCCGCCGGCGCCGCGCGAGAGCACGCCCGAGCGGCGCAGCAGCTACAGTCCCATGCGCGGCAAGCCGGCGCGCAGCGTGGCGCGCGAAGCTGCCCTGGCACGCGCGAAGGCCCGCAGCGGGACCCCGGCCTGA
- a CDS encoding cache type 2 domain-containing protein produces MKTILLSAALLVSAAASQAAAPAPTEQEARAMAARGAALIKAKGREEMVKRIHAHDPEFVQEALALTMRDLYTGVVLAHPVDARRTGTDNAGTDPATRLYPRQVIELAQRSGQGRLDQAWIVRVGDVVLEAGLVLR; encoded by the coding sequence ATGAAAACGATCCTGTTATCTGCAGCACTACTGGTGTCAGCCGCCGCCAGCCAGGCTGCGGCCCCCGCCCCCACCGAGCAGGAAGCGCGCGCCATGGCCGCGCGCGGCGCGGCGCTGATCAAGGCCAAGGGGCGCGAAGAGATGGTCAAGCGCATCCACGCGCACGATCCGGAGTTTGTGCAGGAAGCGCTGGCGCTGACCATGCGCGACCTCTACACCGGCGTGGTGCTGGCCCACCCGGTGGACGCGCGGCGCACCGGCACCGACAACGCCGGCACCGATCCCGCCACCCGCCTGTATCCGCGCCAGGTGATCGAACTGGCGCAGCGCAGCGGCCAGGGGCGGCTGGACCAGGCCTGGATTGTGCGCGTGGGCGACGTGGTGCTGGAAGCGGGACTGGTGCTGCGCTAG
- a CDS encoding cache domain-containing protein, translated as MKTLLRASALCLAMQTGMAQADVEPTQKDAIAMVEKGAAMVKSQGKDEVMKRIAARDPEFVVGSLYLYARDLKSGVVLAHPINPAIVGKDLIDVPDTNGKTYRREIIELAAKTGKGWVDYTYKNPATGKIEPKTTYVLRVNDIVLEAGIYKK; from the coding sequence ATGAAAACACTGCTGCGCGCAAGCGCCCTTTGCCTGGCCATGCAAACCGGGATGGCCCAGGCCGATGTCGAGCCGACCCAGAAAGATGCCATCGCCATGGTGGAAAAGGGCGCGGCCATGGTCAAGAGCCAGGGCAAGGATGAAGTCATGAAGCGGATCGCCGCCAGGGATCCGGAGTTTGTCGTCGGCTCGCTCTACCTGTATGCGCGCGATCTGAAAAGCGGCGTGGTGCTGGCACACCCGATCAATCCTGCCATCGTCGGCAAGGACTTGATCGACGTGCCGGACACGAACGGCAAAACCTACCGTCGCGAGATCATCGAGCTGGCCGCCAAAACGGGCAAGGGCTGGGTCGATTACACCTACAAGAATCCGGCCACCGGCAAGATCGAGCCGAAGACCACGTATGTGCTGCGGGTGAACGACATCGTGCTTGAAGCCGGCATCTACAAGAAGTAA